One genomic region from Mangifera indica cultivar Alphonso chromosome 17, CATAS_Mindica_2.1, whole genome shotgun sequence encodes:
- the LOC123200200 gene encoding polyol transporter 5-like — protein MEVESIELDSQKPPRKSGFNKYVLLCSLLASTNSVLLGYDIGVMSGAALYIKDAMKINSVKVEILVGSLNVCSLIGSLLSGKTSDLIGRRYTIVLAAMTFLVGAIVMGLAPNYGLLLAGRLLAGIAVGYALMIAPVYTSEIAPPSKRGFLASLPEFFIVMGILLGYISNYIFSGLSPNINWRLMLGIAAVPSVIIAAGVIIMPESPRWLVSKDRIEEAKAVLIKTSQSSHESELRLAEIVKAHEESKNNNTKGVWMEILRPTPAVRRMLVAAIGINFFMQASGNDAVIYYTPQVFKGAGIHSKKTLFGVNVIMGLSKTVFVLISAIFLDRFGRRPLLFIGTTGMAVSLAVLGGASKVIESSNHKPMWAIVVSIIAVCADVSFFSIGLGPITWVYSSEIFPSRIRAQASALAISVNRLVSGAVAMSFLSISEAISFGGMFLVLSGIMVVADVYFYFFLPETKGRTLEEMVKVFEKNDPGQET, from the exons ATGGAGGTGGAGTCCATTGAACTCGATTCTCAAAAGCCCCCTCGAAAATCTGGTTTCAACAAGTACGTCCTCCTCTGCTCTCTTTTGGCCTCTACAAATTCTGTCCTTTTAGGCTACG ATATTGGAGTGATGAGTGGGGCGGCTCTTTATATAAAAGATGCCATGAAAATCAATTCGGTGAAGGTAGAAATTTTAGTGGGTAGTTTGAATGTATGTTCACTTATAGGATCATTGCTTTCTGGGAAAACCTCAGATTTGATAGGTAGACGATACACTATTGTTCTTGCAGCAATGACGTTTTTAGTGGGTGCAATTGTAATGGGACTAGCACCAAATTATGGGCTTCTTTTAGCCGGCCGTCTTCTTGCTGGCATTGCTGTTGGCTATGCCCTAATGATTGCCCCCGTTTATACATCTGAAATTGCCCCCCCTTCTAAACGGGGTTTCCTTGCTTCTCTTCCTGAGTTCTTCATTGTGATGGGCATTCTCCTTGGTTACATCTCCAACTATATCTTTTCGGGTCTCTCTCCAAACATCAACTGGAGATTAATGCTCGGAATCGCCGCTGTGCCTTCTGTTATCATCGCCGCCGGGGTTATCATCATGCCGGAATCCCCCCGTTGGCTTGTGAGTAAAGATAGAATCGAGGAGGCGAAGGCGGTTTTGATTAAAACTTCTCAAAGTTCTCATGAATCTGAGCTGAGACTTGCAGAAATTGTAAAAGCCCATGAAGAATCTAAAAACAACAATACAAAAGGGGTCTGGATGGAGATTCTCAGACCAACCCCCGCCGTTCGCCGGATGCTTGTGGCGGCGAttggtataaatttttttatgcaagCATCAGGCAATGATGCTGTAATCTACTACACTCCTCAGGTGTTCAAAGGTGCAGGGATTCATAGCAAGAAAACTCTGTTTGGTGTAAACGTGATTATGGGATTATCCAAGACTGTGTTTGTATTAATTTCAGCTATATTTTTGGACCGTTTTGGACGGCGGCCGCTTTTGTTCATCGGCACCACCGGAATGGCTGTGTCATTGGCCGTATTGGGCGGAGCCTCGAAGGTCATTGAAAGCTCTAACCATAAGCCCATGTGGGCTATTGTAGTTTCCATAATTGCTGTTTGTGCagatgtttctttcttttccatAGGACTTGGGCCTATAACTTGGGTTTACTCTTCAGAGATATTTCCATCGAGGATACGAGCACAGGCTTCGGCCTTGGCAATATCGGTGAACCGGTTGGTGAGCGGGGCGGTGGCGATGTCTTTTCTGTCCATTTCAGAGGCTATCAGTTTCGGGGGGATGTTTTTGGTGCTTTCGGGAATCATGGTGGTAGCtgatgtatatttttatttctttttgcctGAGACCAAAGGAAGGACTTTGGAAGAGATGGTGAAAGTGTTTGAGAAGAATGATCCAGGCCAAGAAACATAA
- the LOC123200369 gene encoding polyol transporter 5-like, with amino-acid sequence MQFNSAGDPEKRCYYRLLPDSETGNEETPPTEASPLVPRNEKRRKCGRKARFNKYALAAAILASTNSILLGYDIGVMSGAVLYIRDNLKITSTQVEILVGSLNLCSLVGSLAAGKTSDCIGRRYTVVLAATAFLIGALLMGFAPSFSFLMAGRLVAGIGVGYSLMIAPVYTAEISPSSTRGFLSSLPEVFITIGILLGYISNYALSSLPENINWRLMLGLAALPSIVVALGVMAMPESPPWLIMKGRFGEAKQVLMKTSNSEEEAEFRLSEMMKTVEPASSSKNWQGQEVWKELLLRPSRPLRRILIAAIGVNFFMQASGNDAVVYYSPEVFRDAGINSRKQLVAVTVIMGIAKASFVLVSAFYSDKFGRRPLLLLGSGGMAISSALLGFGTKYLGRSNGTPEWAIALCVVAVCADVSFFSIGLGPITWVYSSEIFPTRFRAQGSSLVISVNRLVSGIVAMTFLSISREITFGGMFFVLSGILVVGTIFFYFFLPETKGKSLEEIQLLFEDNID; translated from the exons ATGCAATTCAATTCTGCTGGAGATCCAGAAAAGCGCTGCTACTACCGGCTACTTCCTGATTCAGAGACAGGAAATGAAGAAACACCGCCCACGGAGGCTTCACCCCTTGTGCCTCGAAACGAGAAGCGGAGAAAGTGTGGTAGAAAGGCTCGTTTCAATAAATATGCGCTTGCAGCTGCCATTTTGGCCTCCACAAACTCTATTCTGTTGGGTTATG ATATTGGGGTAATGAGTGGCGCAGTGCTTTACATCAGGGACAATTTGAAGATCACATCAACCCAAGTTGAGATCTTGGTGGGTTCCCTAAATTTATGTTCATTGGTGGGTTCACTTGCCGCCGGCAAGACTTCTGATTGTATAGGGAGGCGATACACCGTTGTTCTAGCAGCAACAGCATTCCTGATAGGTGCATTGCTGATGGGATTTGCACCATCTTTCTCCTTCCTTATGGCTGGAAGATTAGTGGCCGGCATCGGAGTTGGCTACTCTCTCATGATTGCTCCAGTTTATACGGCGGAGATATCTCCCTCCTCAACAAGAGGTTTCCTCTCTTCCCTCCCGGAGGTCTTCATCACCATCGGAATTCTACTAGGTTACATCTCCAACTATGCTTTATCAAGCCTTCCGGAAAATATAAACTGGAGACTCATGCTCGGGCTGGCGGCATTGCCTTCAATTGTTGTTGCTTTGGGTGTGATGGCGATGCCAGAGTCCCCTCCATGGCTCATCATGAAAGGCCGGTTTGGGGAAGCAAAACAGGTCCTGATGAAAACTTCAAACTCGGAAGAGGAAGCTGAATTCAGACTAAGTGAAATGATGAAAACTGTTGAACCTGCATCTTCTTCAAAGAATTGGCAAGGTCAAGAAGTTTGGAAAGAGTTATTGCTAAGGCCTTCTAGACCCCTTCGGAGGATTCTCATCGCCGCCATCGGAGTTAACTTCTTCATGCAAGCTTCCGGGAACGACGCTGTCGTTTATTACAGCCCGGAAGTCTTCAGGGATGCCGGAATTAACAGCAGAAAGCAGCTTGTAGCTGTTACAGTGATCATGGGAATTGCCAAGGCTTCCTTTGTTCTTGTATCGGCATTTTACTCTGACAAATTCGGCAGGCGGCCTTTATTACTCTTGGGCTCTGGTGGGATGGCCATTTCTTCAGCCTTACTGGGCTTTGGCACAAAGTATCTTGGGAGGTCAAATGGTACTCCAGAATGGGCTATTGCTTTGTGTGTGGTAGCTGTTTGCGCTGATGTTTCGTTCTTTTCGATCGGGCTTGGGCCCATTACATGGGTCTACTCATCAGAGATTTTTCCGACGAGGTTTCGGGCCCAAGGTTCAAGCCTAGTGATTTCGGTCAACCGGTTGGTGAGTGGGATAGTGGCTATGACATTTCTAAGCATATCAAGGGAGATAACATTTGGAGGAATGTTCTTTGTACTTTCAGGAATTTTGGTAGTGGGTacaattttcttctatttctttctACCTGAAACAAAAGGCAAAAGCTTGGAAGAGATTCAGTTACTCTTTGAAGACAACATCGATTGA